The proteins below come from a single Burkholderia sp. PAMC 26561 genomic window:
- the cobA gene encoding uroporphyrinogen-III C-methyltransferase: MTTGKVTLLSAGPGDLDLLTIKAAKALALADIVLLDDLANPGIASLAPRARVIRVGKRGGCKSTPQAFIERLMQRYALKGLHVVRVKGGDALLFGRAGEELAALRRAQIPVDIINGISSGFAAAASLGVSLTHREHCQGVTFVTAHKQDHGEPNWTALAATGTTLVIYMGMTRIENLCASLMSALPASTPAAVVQWAGTPAEHRWLGTLDRLAIGATEAGLTSPAVILIGNAIGEAMQWVEQPAPNVQRAA; this comes from the coding sequence ATGACTACCGGCAAGGTTACTTTGCTAAGCGCAGGCCCGGGCGACCTCGACCTGCTGACCATTAAGGCCGCGAAAGCGCTCGCACTCGCCGATATTGTCTTGCTCGACGATCTGGCTAACCCCGGGATCGCCTCGTTGGCGCCACGCGCACGCGTGATTCGCGTGGGCAAGCGCGGCGGATGCAAATCGACGCCGCAGGCTTTCATCGAACGGCTGATGCAGCGTTATGCGTTGAAGGGCCTGCACGTCGTGCGCGTGAAAGGTGGCGACGCGCTGTTGTTCGGCCGTGCCGGCGAAGAGCTCGCGGCGTTGCGACGTGCGCAAATTCCCGTCGATATCATCAACGGGATATCGTCGGGTTTTGCGGCGGCGGCGAGCCTGGGTGTATCGCTGACGCATCGCGAGCATTGCCAGGGCGTGACCTTCGTCACCGCGCACAAGCAGGACCACGGAGAGCCGAACTGGACCGCGCTCGCAGCGACCGGAACAACGCTCGTCATCTATATGGGCATGACCCGCATCGAAAACCTGTGCGCTTCGCTCATGAGCGCGTTGCCCGCTTCCACGCCCGCGGCCGTCGTGCAGTGGGCAGGGACGCCGGCAGAGCATCGATGGCTCGGGACGCTGGATCGGCTGGCTATCGGTGCAACCGAAGCCGGTTTGACGAGCCCTGCCGTGATTCTGATAGGCAACGCGATTGGCGAGGCCATGCAGTGGGTCGAACAACCGGCGCCCAATGTCCAGCGCGCCGCTTGA
- a CDS encoding ANTAR domain-containing response regulator, whose protein sequence is MLRVLLVTDTDKPIGDLRQALARLGYDMLAEVATPAALPRVVEEQRPDVVIIDTESPSRDTLEQLAVMNETAPRPVLMFSNDGDQQLIRDAVGAGVSAYLVEGLEAEKLAPILEVALARFAREVQLLKRLADAETELADRKLIDKAKRLLMDRRKMSEQDAYALLRKSAMDQGMKLAEVARQLVSMADLLG, encoded by the coding sequence ATGCTTCGCGTGCTTCTCGTCACCGACACTGACAAACCCATCGGCGATTTGCGCCAGGCACTTGCACGCCTGGGTTATGACATGCTCGCCGAAGTCGCGACCCCGGCGGCCTTGCCGAGAGTGGTGGAAGAGCAGCGTCCGGACGTAGTGATCATCGATACAGAATCGCCATCGCGCGACACACTCGAGCAGCTCGCCGTGATGAACGAGACCGCGCCGCGGCCGGTCCTCATGTTCAGCAACGATGGCGACCAGCAACTGATCCGCGATGCCGTCGGCGCCGGCGTCAGCGCGTACCTCGTGGAAGGGCTCGAAGCGGAAAAGCTCGCGCCGATTCTAGAGGTCGCGCTCGCGCGTTTCGCACGCGAAGTGCAATTACTCAAACGCCTGGCAGATGCCGAGACGGAACTCGCGGACAGAAAGCTCATCGACAAAGCCAAGCGCCTCCTGATGGACCGGCGCAAGATGTCCGAGCAGGACGCGTACGCCCTGCTACGCAAAAGCGCGATGGACCAGGGGATGAAGCTCGCTGAAGTCGCCCGGCAACTGGTATCGATGGCTGATCTATTGGGGTAG
- a CDS encoding MFS transporter → MSDKATRIDLFSFRTAPMRAFHLTWMAFFVCFFAWFACAPLMPLIQREFGLSIDQVANINIAAVAATILVRLIIGPMCDRYGPRKVYTALLVLGAFPVLAAALSGGYTSFLLARLGIGAVGASFVITQYHTSVMFAPNVVGTANATSAGWGNAGAGAAQALVPLLLAAMLALGASDASAWRYALVVPALAMPLMAVFYWRLTQDCPQGNFDELRAQGITIDGGKKGGWASFRAACANYRVWMLFVTYAACFGVEVFIHNIAAIYYVNHFHLSLKTAGLAAGSFGLLALFARALGGWLSDKFAARRGLDVRSTLLFVLIAGEGLGLYWFSRETSVGLAVIAMLCFGLFTHMACGATYALVPFIDRKALGGVAGIIGAGGNVGAVAAGFLMKGLGNVQQTLAMLGVLVSISALCALAVRFSTEHKAREAELRADALGINNSIAN, encoded by the coding sequence ATGTCAGATAAAGCAACGCGGATCGACCTCTTCAGTTTTCGCACGGCGCCAATGCGCGCTTTTCATCTCACGTGGATGGCATTCTTCGTGTGCTTCTTCGCGTGGTTCGCATGCGCGCCGCTGATGCCATTGATCCAGCGCGAGTTCGGTCTGTCGATCGATCAGGTTGCGAACATCAACATTGCAGCGGTCGCGGCGACCATCCTCGTACGCCTGATCATCGGCCCGATGTGCGATCGATACGGCCCGCGCAAGGTCTATACGGCGTTGCTTGTCCTGGGCGCTTTTCCAGTGCTGGCGGCAGCGCTTTCAGGCGGTTACACGAGCTTTCTTCTTGCGCGTCTGGGGATCGGTGCAGTGGGCGCGAGTTTCGTGATCACGCAATATCACACCTCGGTGATGTTCGCGCCGAACGTGGTCGGCACGGCTAACGCAACGAGCGCCGGATGGGGCAATGCAGGCGCGGGCGCGGCGCAAGCGCTGGTGCCCTTGTTGCTCGCAGCAATGCTTGCCCTGGGCGCAAGCGATGCATCGGCATGGCGCTACGCGCTCGTGGTGCCGGCCCTCGCCATGCCGCTCATGGCGGTGTTCTACTGGCGCCTGACGCAAGACTGCCCGCAAGGCAACTTCGATGAACTGCGCGCGCAAGGCATCACAATCGATGGCGGCAAGAAAGGCGGCTGGGCGAGCTTTCGTGCGGCGTGCGCGAACTATCGCGTATGGATGTTGTTCGTGACCTACGCCGCGTGCTTTGGCGTCGAGGTGTTCATCCATAACATCGCCGCGATCTATTACGTCAACCATTTCCATCTTTCGTTGAAAACCGCGGGCCTTGCAGCGGGAAGCTTCGGCTTGCTCGCGCTCTTCGCACGCGCACTGGGCGGCTGGCTGTCCGACAAGTTTGCCGCGCGCCGCGGACTCGATGTGCGCTCCACCTTGTTGTTCGTGCTGATCGCAGGCGAGGGCCTCGGCTTGTACTGGTTTTCGCGTGAAACCAGTGTCGGGCTCGCCGTTATCGCGATGCTTTGCTTCGGTCTGTTCACTCACATGGCGTGCGGCGCGACATATGCGCTAGTGCCGTTCATCGACCGCAAGGCGCTTGGCGGCGTGGCCGGGATCATCGGCGCGGGCGGCAACGTGGGCGCCGTCGCGGCAGGCTTCCTGATGAAAGGTCTCGGCAACGTCCAGCAAACCCTGGCAATGCTCGGCGTGCTCGTCTCGATCTCCGCACTCTGCGCGCTGGCCGTGCGCTTCAGCACCGAGCACAAGGCACGCGAAGCCGAATTGCGCGCGGACGCATTGGGCATCAATAACAGCATTGCAAACTGA
- the nirB gene encoding nitrite reductase large subunit NirB: MKIVVIGHGMVGHKLLECIAEKAGHGLDITVLCEEPRPAYDRVHLSEFFSGKTAQDLSLVEAGFFERENVRLELNAKAVSIDRMARTVTVSSGEVLGYDKLVLATGSYPFVPPVAGNDRADCFVYRTIEDLEAMKECGARSRTGTVVGGGLLGLECAKALRDLGLQTHVVEFAPRLMAVQVDDSGARVLRSKIEELGVTVHTQKNTVAIIDGEAGTHRMQFSDDTHLDTDMIVFSAGIRPRDEIARISGLEVGARGGIVIDNNCVTSDEHIYAIGECALWQGQVFGLVAPGYDMARVVAKQLLGEAHAFAGADMSTKLKLMGVDVASIGDAHGKTPGSRAYQFSDERKQVYKKIVVSDCGKFLLGGVMVGDANEYGTLLQMMLNRIELPESPEFLILPSSDGQQKPGLGVDALPVSAQICSCNDVSKGTICEAVCAGAMSIGALKSATKAGTSCGGCVPLVTQVMKAEMKKQGLAVNNHVCEHFAFSRQELYHLVRVERIKTFGELLAKHGHGLGCDICKPTVSSILASCWNEFVLKKEHASLQDSNDYYLANIQRDGTYSVVPRMAGGEVTPDGLIAVGQVAKKYGLYTKVTGGARVDLFGARVEQLPFIWEELIAAGFESGHAYGKAVRTVKSCVGSTWCRFGVGDSVGLAIDIENRYKGLRAPHKIKFGVSGCTRECAEAQGKDVGIIATEKGWNLYVCGNGGMKPRHAELLAADLDAVTLVKYIDRFLMFYVRTADRLQRTSVWRDNLEGGLDYLIDVVVHDKLGLAAELEAEMQHVADTYECEWKKAVTDPETRKRFRHFVNSDASDNNVSFVEERGQIRPATPAERKLIGIPVVVETV, encoded by the coding sequence ATGAAAATCGTCGTCATCGGTCATGGAATGGTGGGGCACAAGCTTCTCGAATGCATCGCCGAAAAAGCAGGGCATGGACTCGACATCACCGTACTTTGCGAAGAACCGCGACCCGCCTATGATCGCGTGCATCTGTCGGAATTTTTCTCCGGCAAGACGGCGCAGGATCTGTCACTGGTCGAAGCGGGATTCTTCGAGCGCGAGAACGTGCGGCTCGAGCTCAACGCGAAAGCGGTGTCGATCGATCGCATGGCGCGGACGGTGACCGTGTCGAGCGGCGAAGTGCTGGGCTACGACAAGCTCGTTCTCGCAACCGGGTCCTATCCGTTCGTGCCGCCGGTGGCGGGTAACGACCGGGCTGACTGCTTTGTGTATCGGACGATTGAAGATCTGGAAGCGATGAAGGAATGCGGCGCGCGATCCCGGACCGGTACGGTCGTGGGCGGCGGTCTGCTGGGACTGGAATGCGCGAAGGCGTTGCGCGATCTCGGACTGCAGACACACGTGGTGGAATTCGCACCGCGCCTGATGGCCGTACAAGTCGATGACAGCGGCGCCCGCGTGCTGCGCAGCAAGATCGAAGAGCTGGGCGTGACGGTTCATACGCAGAAGAATACGGTCGCGATCATTGACGGCGAAGCGGGCACGCACCGCATGCAATTCTCCGATGACACGCATCTCGATACCGACATGATCGTGTTTTCGGCCGGCATTCGACCGCGGGACGAAATCGCTCGTATCAGCGGCCTCGAAGTAGGTGCGCGCGGCGGTATCGTGATCGACAACAACTGCGTGACGAGCGACGAACACATCTACGCGATCGGCGAATGCGCGTTGTGGCAAGGGCAAGTGTTCGGTCTCGTCGCGCCGGGTTACGACATGGCGCGCGTGGTCGCGAAGCAGTTGCTCGGCGAAGCGCATGCGTTCGCGGGAGCCGACATGAGCACGAAACTGAAGCTCATGGGCGTGGACGTGGCAAGTATTGGCGACGCGCACGGCAAGACGCCGGGCAGCCGTGCGTACCAGTTCAGCGACGAACGCAAGCAGGTCTACAAGAAGATCGTCGTGTCGGATTGCGGCAAGTTCCTGCTCGGGGGCGTGATGGTCGGCGACGCGAACGAGTACGGCACTTTGCTCCAGATGATGCTGAACCGCATCGAGTTGCCGGAGTCGCCAGAGTTCCTGATTCTCCCTTCTTCCGATGGCCAGCAGAAGCCGGGTCTTGGCGTCGATGCGCTTCCTGTCTCGGCGCAGATCTGCTCGTGCAACGACGTATCGAAGGGGACGATTTGCGAAGCCGTGTGTGCCGGCGCGATGAGCATTGGCGCATTGAAGTCGGCGACCAAGGCAGGAACATCGTGCGGCGGGTGCGTGCCGCTCGTCACGCAAGTGATGAAGGCCGAGATGAAGAAGCAAGGGCTCGCGGTCAACAATCATGTGTGCGAGCACTTTGCGTTTTCGCGGCAGGAGCTTTATCACCTTGTGCGCGTCGAGCGCATCAAGACCTTTGGCGAATTGCTTGCCAAACACGGTCATGGACTGGGCTGCGATATCTGCAAGCCGACAGTGAGCAGCATTCTTGCATCGTGCTGGAACGAGTTCGTGTTGAAGAAGGAACACGCGAGCCTGCAGGACTCGAACGACTACTACCTCGCGAATATCCAGCGCGACGGAACGTACTCCGTCGTGCCGCGCATGGCGGGCGGCGAAGTGACACCCGATGGTTTGATCGCCGTCGGACAGGTCGCGAAAAAGTACGGGCTTTACACGAAGGTAACGGGCGGCGCGAGGGTCGACCTGTTCGGCGCGCGGGTCGAGCAACTGCCGTTCATCTGGGAAGAACTGATCGCCGCCGGGTTCGAATCGGGCCACGCGTACGGCAAGGCGGTGCGTACCGTGAAGTCGTGCGTTGGTTCGACGTGGTGCCGCTTTGGCGTGGGCGATTCCGTGGGCCTCGCGATCGATATCGAGAACCGCTACAAGGGCTTGCGCGCGCCGCACAAGATCAAGTTCGGCGTCTCCGGCTGCACGCGCGAATGCGCGGAAGCGCAGGGCAAGGACGTCGGCATCATCGCGACCGAGAAGGGTTGGAACCTGTACGTCTGCGGCAACGGTGGCATGAAACCGCGCCACGCTGAACTCCTTGCGGCGGATCTGGATGCGGTGACGCTCGTGAAATACATCGACCGCTTCCTGATGTTTTATGTGCGCACCGCTGACCGCTTGCAGCGCACGAGTGTCTGGCGCGACAACCTCGAAGGCGGTCTCGACTATCTGATCGATGTTGTCGTGCACGACAAGCTCGGCCTCGCCGCCGAACTCGAAGCCGAGATGCAGCACGTCGCCGATACCTACGAGTGCGAGTGGAAAAAAGCCGTCACCGATCCCGAAACCCGCAAGCGGTTCCGCCATTTCGTGAACAGCGACGCGTCCGATAACAACGTGAGTTTTGTCGAGGAGCGCGGGCAGATTCGTCCCGCTACGCCCGCTGAACGCAAGTTGATCGGCATCCCTGTCGTTGTCGAAACCGTTTGA